In Labrus mixtus chromosome 11, fLabMix1.1, whole genome shotgun sequence, a single window of DNA contains:
- the pycard gene encoding apoptosis-associated speck-like protein containing a CARD isoform X1, with protein sequence MPPKTKKAALADMLENLSKCDFDKFCSRLLDRREEPRVRRRQVEGKNFLQIADVLVSTFTEAGAVKVAVELLECANCGQEVEELVEVIAGLDSKPGTSDTARPSAGATGVDTTSDDKHFVDKHRIQLIERVSHMEPILDRLLEKGVLQEEAYNKIRALPTSQQKMRELYSGCLKAGAASKAIFYDILLKFEEFLIDDLKTNH encoded by the exons ATGCCCCCCAAAACCAAGAAAGCTGCTTTAGCAGACATGCTGGAGAATCTGTCAAAGTGTGACTTTGACAAGTtttgcagccgtctgttggACCGCAGGGAGGAGCCGCGCGTCCGGCGCAGACAAGTGGAGGGAAAAAACTTCCTACAGATCGCAGACGTCCTGGTTTCTACCTTTACCGAGGCTGGAGCTGTAAAGGTGGCTGTGGAGTTGTTGGAATGTGCTAACTGCGGGCAGGAAGTAGAAGAACTCG TTGAAGTGATAGCTGGACTTGACTCAAAACCCGGGACCAGTGACA ctgcAAGACCCTCAGCCGGAGCAACTGGTGTAGATACCACATCAGATG ACAAACACTTTGTGGATAAACATAGAATCCAGCTCATCGAAAGAGTGAGCCACATGGAACCCATTCTGGATCGTCTCCTCGAGAAAGGTGTCCTCCAGGAAGAGGCTTACAATAAAATCAGAGCTCTGCCCACCTCTCAGCAGAAGATGAGAGAGCTCTACAGCGGTTGCCTGAAAGCTGGTGCTGCTAGCAAAGCTATCTTCTACGATATCCTTCTGAAATTTGAGGAATTTCTCATTGACGACCTCAAGACAAACCACTAA
- the pycard gene encoding apoptosis-associated speck-like protein containing a CARD isoform X2: MPPKTKKAALADMLENLSKCDFDKFCSRLLDRREEPRVRRRQVEGKNFLQIADVLVSTFTEAGAVKVAVELLECANCGQEVEELVEVIAGLDSKPGTSDNKHFVDKHRIQLIERVSHMEPILDRLLEKGVLQEEAYNKIRALPTSQQKMRELYSGCLKAGAASKAIFYDILLKFEEFLIDDLKTNH; the protein is encoded by the exons ATGCCCCCCAAAACCAAGAAAGCTGCTTTAGCAGACATGCTGGAGAATCTGTCAAAGTGTGACTTTGACAAGTtttgcagccgtctgttggACCGCAGGGAGGAGCCGCGCGTCCGGCGCAGACAAGTGGAGGGAAAAAACTTCCTACAGATCGCAGACGTCCTGGTTTCTACCTTTACCGAGGCTGGAGCTGTAAAGGTGGCTGTGGAGTTGTTGGAATGTGCTAACTGCGGGCAGGAAGTAGAAGAACTCG TTGAAGTGATAGCTGGACTTGACTCAAAACCCGGGACCAGTGACA ACAAACACTTTGTGGATAAACATAGAATCCAGCTCATCGAAAGAGTGAGCCACATGGAACCCATTCTGGATCGTCTCCTCGAGAAAGGTGTCCTCCAGGAAGAGGCTTACAATAAAATCAGAGCTCTGCCCACCTCTCAGCAGAAGATGAGAGAGCTCTACAGCGGTTGCCTGAAAGCTGGTGCTGCTAGCAAAGCTATCTTCTACGATATCCTTCTGAAATTTGAGGAATTTCTCATTGACGACCTCAAGACAAACCACTAA